The window CGCGCCAGCGTCTCGGGATCCGGCATGCCGCGGCGCTGGGCGAGGGATGGCGACTGCTGCGGGGTGGACACGGGACGAACTCCTGGTGACGGCGAGGGCAAGACTTCGCTGACGATGCTCGGGGAATACCTCAGTCTCCCAGCCCCAACCGTGTGTGAGCAGGGCTTTTCATGTACGCCACCTTAGTGTTCGGGTGCGCCATGGGGAGAACTACCCATGGCCGGGCCTTCCCCCGATCCTTACGGTGGAGGCGTCGTTGACAGTGGGCTTGAGGGGACGTGCAGTGAGCGGATTCCAGGGTGCTGATACCCAGGCTTTGCAGCGCATGGGCTCGCTGCTCGAGGACCGCTCCTCTTCCCTGGAGGACATGACCGCCCGCCTGGGGGCGCTGATCAACGCGGTGCCGTGGGTGGGCCCGGATGCCATGGCCCTGCGTGCCGACTGGGCCTTCCGCATCCGGCCTCGCCTGGTGGACTGCCACCTGCGTCTGCGCGAGGAGGGGCGTTCCCTCCGCGACCATGCCGAGGAGCAGGACCAGGCGTCGGACCCGGCCGGTGACGTGGCAGACGGAGCCGGCGGGGGAGGGGCCGGGCTGGGAGATGGCCTGGGGGAAGGCCTCGGGGACCTGCTGCGCGCCGCCACGGAACCGCGCATCGCCCTGGCTGCCCTCAGCGTCCCCGTGGAGGCGGCATCGGACGCAGCCTCCCGCGCCGGGGAGGCCATCGGCGATGGCATCGGCGAGGCCATCGGCGAGGGGGCGGACGCCCTGCGTGGCGTCGCCGGGGATGCTGCCCGCGCCGTCGCCCAGCAGGTCAGCGACGCGATCGGCACCGACTCGCCACTGGAGTTCGACGGCACCGGGTTGGTGCTGGAGCCGCCCAGCACCTCCGACACGGTCACCGTCGATGCCGGGCACGACCTGGCCCCGAGCAGCGCCGCCAAGCCCTTCGGGATCGACGCCGACGGCAACCCCATCGACCTCGCCCCGAACACGAAGTATGAGGTGGGCGACCACGGCACGTACTACACCGACGGTGACGGCACCGTGGTGTACATCGAGGCCACCGGCGGCGGTGAGGCGATGAACCCCAACCTGCGCGAGGTGTTCCCGGACGCGAACTACCACGTCAACGAGAACGTCTTCTACAGCACCGATGAGCTGGCCCGCCTGGACCACATGTACGTGCCCGAGGTGGAGCTGCACCCGGACACCGCCCGCAGCGAGTCCATCCAGTCCAAGATCGCCGACCGCTTCGACATGACCGCGAACGGGGAGACCGAGCGCATCGAGTACAACGCCGGTCACGCCCTGGCCCGCCAGTTCGGTGGGGTTCGCGAGGAGATCAACTACACCCGCCAGTGGGACGACGTGAACCAGGCCCGCAAGGGCGTGGACGACAACATCTACGCCTACGAGAGCCTGATGGCAGACGGCATCGCCGACCATGGCCACGCCTACACCTACGAGACCCGCTTCAACTGGGGCGATGAGCAGCCGCCCGGTGTGGGCCCCGATCAGGGCAGTGCACCCTGGGAGTACGTGCCCGGCAGCTACGACGTGCGCATCACGGAGAACGGCGAGGAGATCGCCGATACCTCCATGCCCAACTACCCTGACGGTGCCACCTTCGACAAGTGACCCCGCGGCCGACATGTGGCTCCATGGCGGCCGAACCCAGCGAGAGGACCCCGATGACCGAGCCCCAGGAGACCCTCT is drawn from Brachybacterium muris and contains these coding sequences:
- a CDS encoding DNA/RNA non-specific endonuclease translates to MGSLLEDRSSSLEDMTARLGALINAVPWVGPDAMALRADWAFRIRPRLVDCHLRLREEGRSLRDHAEEQDQASDPAGDVADGAGGGGAGLGDGLGEGLGDLLRAATEPRIALAALSVPVEAASDAASRAGEAIGDGIGEAIGEGADALRGVAGDAARAVAQQVSDAIGTDSPLEFDGTGLVLEPPSTSDTVTVDAGHDLAPSSAAKPFGIDADGNPIDLAPNTKYEVGDHGTYYTDGDGTVVYIEATGGGEAMNPNLREVFPDANYHVNENVFYSTDELARLDHMYVPEVELHPDTARSESIQSKIADRFDMTANGETERIEYNAGHALARQFGGVREEINYTRQWDDVNQARKGVDDNIYAYESLMADGIADHGHAYTYETRFNWGDEQPPGVGPDQGSAPWEYVPGSYDVRITENGEEIADTSMPNYPDGATFDK